The following DNA comes from Flavisolibacter ginsenosidimutans.
TGAAAAATTAAAGATTGACTCCGGGGCACGCAAAACCAAAACGGGCCAGTACGCAACGGGTGAAGACGTGTTGCGCAAACTGGCGGCCGAACACAAAATTGTGGACGACATTCTGGCCTATCGCGAATACACCAAACTAAAATCCACCTACGTTGATTCGTTGCCCTTGCTGATCAATCCAAAGACGGGAAGAATACACACCAACTTTGCGCAGGCCGTTGCGGTAACGGGACGTTTGTCGAGCAACAATCCTAACCTTCAAAATATTCCCATTAAAACCGAACGCGGACGGGAGATACGCAAAGCGTTTATTCCCCGCGATAAGGCTCACACCTTACTTAGCGCCGATTATTCGCAAATTGAATTGCGCATTGTGGCCGCATTAAGCGGCGACAAAAACATGTGCGATGCCTTTCTTCAAAACAAAGACGTGCACACCGCCACGGCCGCAAAAATTTACAACGTGGCCGAAGAAGCGGTCACAAAAGAGATGCGCCGCAAGGCCAAGACGACCAACTTCGGCATCGTGTACGGACAAAGTTCCTTTGGCCTTGCCGACACATTGGGCATCAGCCGCAGCGAAGCGAAAACCATCATTGACAATTACAAACGCGAGTTTGAAGGTGTAACGAAATATCTCGACAGCATGATCAACTTTGCCCGTGAACACGGTTACGTGCAAACGGTGATGGGCCGCAAGCGTTGGTTGCGCGACATTAATTCATCCAACTTTACCGTTCGCGGTTATGCCGAACGCAATGCCATTAACTCGCCCATTCAGGGCACGGCTGCTGACATGATTAAGCTGGCGATGATAAAAATTCACGAGGCGTTCAAGCAGCACAAGTTTGTATCAAAAATGATTTTGCAGGTGCACGACGAATTGGTTTTTGACGTAGTGAAAGATGAAGTAGAAAAAGTAAAACAAGTTGTGTTGGAGTGCATGGAAAGCGCCATGACGCTGCCAAACGGCATTCCGATTTTAGCGGAAGTAGGTGTGGGTGAAAACTGGCTGGAGGCCCATTAGGGGGTTAATGGATTGATTATTTTGAAGATTCGTTAATTGTTGACGTAAACGTTGAAATGCGTTGGCTTGTGTAGCTTACCTGGGAAATGCTGAATAAATTTGCAGTATGGACAAGGCAACCATTTTATCGGAGTTGAAGCGGGTAAAACCGGATTTGGCACAACGCTACGGCCTTACGGAATTAGCACTCTTTGGCTCGTACAGCAGAGGCGAACAAACCGCGCAAAGTGATATTGATTTGATGGTAGATTTTGAAAAGCCTCATTTCAACAAATTTTTTGATTGCGTCTTTATGTTGAAAGACTTGTTTAAAGAAAAAGAAGTACAGGTTGTTTCAAAAGGGGGCATCAAACCGCAATACTTTCAAGCCATTAAACCGGACCTGCTTTATGCCTAAACGCGAAGACGGTTTGCTGCTTCTTGATATCCACGGAGCAGGGAGCAAAATTCTTCTTTTCACCACAGGCTATTCATTTGACGATTACATGGCAGACGAACGAACGAAAGACGCGGTTGTTCGAAATTTTGAAATCATTGGCGAGGCAGCACGCAATTTATCAACGGTTATAACTGAAGCCAATCCGCAAGTTGAATGGAAGAAGATAATTGGCTTTCGAAACATTCTTGTTCACGATTACTTTGGAATAGATCATCGGATTGTATGGACAGCAATTCAAGATTTTCTTCCTGATACAATCAAAGCCATTCAAAAAATTATCGAAACAACGAAAGGCAAGTAACATCGCCCATGCTTCACGAATACCTAAAATATCTCAACACCATCGGCAGCCGTTACTTTATTATAGCAGGTCTTGCCTTTCTGTTGTTTTACGTTTTGCTGAAAAACATCGGGCGGTTTAAAAAGCTGCAACCAAAAGCACCCAAGCTGGATGATTATGCAAGAGAGATGGGCTACTCGGTCATGACCATCTGCATCTTTGCGGCCGCGCCGGTTGTGCTTTTAAACATTCCTTCCATTGCAAGACACACCACGTTTTACCGCAACATCAGCACGCACGGATGGCTTTATTTCTTCCTTGCTTTTCCGCTGATGTTTCTTATTCACGACACGTATTTCTATTGGACGCACCGACTGATGCACCACAAAAAGTTGTTCAAAGCCTTTCATTTGGTGCATCACAAATCCACCAATCCTTCACCGTGGGCGGCGTATTCGTTTCACCCGCTAGAAGCTTTTGTTGAAGTAGGCATCTTCCCCGTTTTTCTGTTTACCATCCCCGTTCACTTCTGGCACCTTTTTATCTTTTTCTTTTTCATGATTGTGTACAACGTGTACGGTCATTTGGGCTATGAACTTTATCCGGCGGGGTTCAACAAAAACCGCATCGGCAAATGGATTAACACGTCCACAAGTCACAACCAGCACCACCAGTTTTTTAAAGGCAATTACGGCTTGTACTTTACGTTTTGGGACCGGGTGATGGGAACCCTGCGAAGCGATTACGACAGGCGATTTGACGAAATAACAAAAAGGAGATAAGACATGAAACCGTTGCTGATTTATTGTTACGATGCGTATTGCGGCTGGTGTTACGGCTTCAGCAAAGTCATTGTGCGCATTGAAGAAGAATACCGCGACAAGTTTGATTTCGACGTTTTTTCCGGCGGCATGATACTGCCCGAAAAGCCGCAGCACTTTGCATCAATGGCGAAATACATTCAGGGTGCTTACAAGCGAGTGGAAGAATTAACGGGTATAAAATTCGGAGATGATTTTTTGTGGCACGTCTTTCATCCCGATGAAACCGACTGGTTTCCTTCCTCTGAAATGCCCGCGATTGCGCTGTGCATCATGAAGGAATATCATCCCGACAAAGCCGTGCAGATGGCAAGCGATTTACAGTATGCATTGAATTACGAGGGAAGAGATTTAACCGACGGCGAAGCCTATCGTCACCTGTTGCCCAAGTACAACATTCCCGAAGAAGCGTTTTACACGAAACTCAAAAGTGAAGAATACAAAGAGAAAGCTCACTACGAATTTGCCCTGGTCAAACAATTACAGGTAACGGGTTTTCCCACCGTGCTTGCTCAAGTCAGCGATTCAAAATTTTATTTACTGGCGCAAGGATATACTGATTATGAAACATTGAAAGAACGAATTGAAAAAGTATTGTCTGAGCCAGATGTCTGAACCTCGATTGGGGTGGATTTTGAGGATTAGCAGAAAATCAAACCATCTTTATAAAGCAAGAGTCGTTCAATAATGAACGACTCTTTTTATTCCGATTAATCCATTTAATCCACCCCAATCGCGGTTCAAACAATCACGGTTCGACATTTTAGAACCGCGGGCCGTCGCCAAAATTTCTTCCGCCTTCACCGCGGTTCATCGCCCTGGCGGAAGCCGTTCCAAAATTGCGCAGGTTATAAGTAAACGTGAGCAGCAGGTATTGACGTAGCACGGTGCTTTGCACGTCTTCAATGTACGTTTCGGTTACGTTGCGGGTGATGCTTTGGTTTTGCCGCAGCAGGTCAAACACGCTCAGTTTTAATTCGCCTTTGCGGTCTTTCAAAAACTTTTTGCCCGCCGACATGTTCCAAAGCGTGTAGTTCTGGTTGTAGCCTTGCGTTAAGCCGTTGTATAATTGATTGCTGATGTCGTTCTGAAAAAACCAGCCGTTTTTCGACAAGAGGTTTAATTGCACACCGGCCACGTGCTGAAAATAGCTGTCATTGTACTGCGGCTGAATGTCATTCTCCGCCTTGTTAAAATTAGCCGTGTACGAAACCGTAAAGTCAACGTACTGGCTGATATTGCTGGCAATGACAGCGCCGGCTGTGTACGTGGTGTTTCTTGAAATATTGGTAACACCGTTGATGCTTCCCGGCAGGCGGCTAAAGGTTACGCCGCCGTTCAGGTTAACGTTTGATTTAATGACGTGCATCGGAAACGCAAAGGTGAGAAAGGAACGTACGCTGCGATAACCATCAAGGTTTACCGGTACCGTTAATTGTTCGCCTGCCGACAAGGGAATTTGCCGGTTGTTAATATGAACCGCTATATCTCTGGTTGTTGAATCAATGTACGTAGCGTTGGAAATATAGTCGTTGGCGGTTTGGTAAAACAAGTTGGCCACAAACAAAATTCCTTTCGTAGGATTTGTGTACGTATAGCGTCCGTTCACTGTGTTGGACAACTGCTGTTTTAAGTCAGGATTGCCGGCCGTAATGTAAGGCCGGTTGGTGACGTCAACGACATCGGAAAGCTGCGTAACCGAAGGGTTGTTTGTGTTGGCTCGGTAGAACAGCCGCACGCTGCTTCGCGTAGAAAGTTTTAAGCGCACCATGGCATTGGGCAAAACGTTTGAAAACGATTTGTTCACGTTCAACGCCCTTGGAAAAGTTTGGTCGCTCAGCAGGTTGTTGTGCTGGTAATTAGCGCCGAAAGAAAGCTGGTTGTCCCTGTCGCCGTAGCGGTAGGCAAGACCGGCACTTTGCGTTTTTGTAGTGTTGTCAAAACGGTTGGAAAGTGTTGTGTCAAAGAGTGTGTATTTGCCGTTGGCGTCGTTGCGAAAGGCTTGCTGATCGGCCTTGCTTTTTGAATAAGACGGACTGTAATTGACTTGCAGTTGCGATTTCAGTCCCAGCGGCTCTGTGTAAACAAGGTTTGCCGAAAGCTGGTAGCCGTTGCTGTTCTGATCGGTGAAGCGGTTGTTTACAGTGTCGCGCCAGTTGTTTAACGAATCAAAGCGGCGCTGAAGGCTGTTGGTGTACGTACCGCCCGTTCGGTCGTTTGAAGACGTGTTCAGGTTAATGGAAAACGTTCTTCCGCGTTTGGCAAAGGAGTGACGGTAAAGAATGGTGTTGTTTAAATTATTGCCCGTGCGGTTGCTGTTGGTGTTGTTGGTTGTTGCGCCAATGTTTTTGGTTCCGGCAATACTGTTGGTGGTAACGGTTTGATTCGAATTGTTGTTTTGAAAACTTAGATTGGGCATAAAAAGAATTTGGTTGGCCGAATCCAATTTCCATTCAATCCGCATGTTTACGCGGTTGTTGTTGTTGTTGCTTGAGCTGTTGGTTGCCTGGTTGTACACCGTCCCCGAATAATACTGCTGGCTGGAAGTCGAGTTGGTGGTGTTGCCCGTGTTGTTAAAGAAATAACTGCCGGTAACGGTTAGCTTTTTCCCCCACATGTCGGAATAGTTAATACCGAAAGCATTTGTCTTGTTAATGCCCGCCTGCTGACCCACCAAAAAGTTTGCGTTACTTCCAAAACCACCAAAATTTCCACCGCCGCCAAAGCCGCCGCTGCCTTGCCCGCGGTTGCCACCGCCACCGCCTCTTGCGCCACGTGGTCCGCCGCCACCACCGCCGCCGCGTTGTGCGTTGGAGGTTACGCCCAACAAATCCTGTTGCGAAAAATTTTGCTGGTTTACGTTGTTGAAATTGCCGACAACAGAAATGCGCCGGTTGTTTTTAAAGATGGTTGCGTTGCCGCCCGCAGCGTACCGGTCATCGGTGCCGTAGCCCGCAAACACGCGGCCATACTGGCCGTTGCGCATATTGGCCTTGGTAACAATGTTAATGCTTTTGGTAGCGCTGCCATCGTCAAAACCGGTGAAAGCCGCCTGGTCGCTAAGACGGTCGAAGACTTGAATTTTGTCCACGATCTCTGCGGGTAAATTTCGCAGTGCGGCCGTCGCATCATCGCCAAATAAATCGCGACCGTCAATAGTGACTTTCTGCACCACATCGCCCTGCGCTTTTACTTGTCCGTTTTCAACGGTAATGCCCGGCATTTTTTTCACCAGGTCTTCGGTTGATGCATCGGGATTTACTTTGTATTGGCTGGCGTCCATTTGAAGCGTATCAGCCTTTTGCACCGCCGGCGGCACCCGTGACGTAATAACTACTGTAGCCAAATCTTTAGACGAACCCGGAACCAACGTAACAGACAAGTTCATAATGCCCATGCCGGTTGAATCAAGACGAACATTGCTGGAATCAAGGCGAATGCTTCGTATCACGTCGCCGTAACCCACGAAGGAAACGGAAAGCAGAAAACTGTCTTTGGAAAGATTTTGAAAAGAAAAACGGCCGGCCGCATCGCTTAAGGCAGTGCGGGCAAACGAAGAGTCCGTCAGGCTTTTCAGCTTCACGCTGGCACCGCTTAAAACCGTTCCGGCTTGCTGGTCTTTCACGGTTCCGCTGAGGGTATATTGTGCGTACAAAGCTTGTCCAACAAACAACACAATGATCAAGGGTAAAATTCGTCTGTACATAAGATGTATTAAAAAACCAAAGACAAAAGTCCGTAAAAATGATGCCGCGCAACGCAGCGCACAGGTTAATTAAGGCTAATAAAACCGCTTAGCTAATGTGCTGATGTGAAGATTAGCAGCTTGACTTGCGTCAGCGTGAAGACATGCCCTTGCCTTGTTCAGAAAAAATTTCGTACGGAGCAAAGAAGACAAGGATTTGCTCAATAGCGAACCGAACGTACAAGAGTGCGACGCAACGTAAGCTGAATGGATAGACGAACTTCTGGCTTATAAAACATGACGCCGTTCCAAGAATGGCCGAAGAACAAAACTTTCTTGGGCTTGCGTCGCCCTTTAAGATGCAGGAGGTATCTTTGACGCCCAAAATATTTTTGTATGGAGTATAGCAGAATTGTTGCCGTAACCGGAATGCCGGGATTGTACGAGATCGTTAGCAGCAAAAGCGACGGCGCTGTGGTGCGTTCGCTTGAGGACGGAAGCACCAAGTTTGTTTCGAGCCGCGTGCACAATTTGTCGCACCTCGAAAGCATTGAGATTTACACAACCGGCGAAAACACTTCTCTGTCGGATGTTTTTGCCGCCATGAAAAATAACGGCGAGGCAAAGCCGGATGTGAAAGACAACAAAGCCCTGCGGGCTTACTTTGAAAAAGTTTATCCCGAGATGGATTTTGACCGCGTGTACACCAGCGATATGAAGAAGATGGTGCTTTGGTTTAGCGTTCTGGAAAAACACGACATTGACTTTACGCCGCAGGAAAATGAAACCGAAGAAGGCGAGGAAAAGAACGTAGCCGATACGCTTGAAGCCGCTGGCGAAAAAGTGGTGCTTGACGTAGCGCCTGATACCGTTCCGGAAGCCGCAGAAACAAAGACTACCAAGGGAAGAAAGAAGAAAAGCGAAGAATAAATGACGGATGAAAGATGGCAGATGACGGCAGTGATTGAAAGTTCTGTCATCCTTCATCTGTCATCAGTCATCTTTCTGCAATCCTTAACCATAAACGATCTACGACACATGCAATACACAGCCAACATAACGAGCATTCCGCGTTCGTACCTGCCAAAGAATTTTAAGATAAGCGATTGGGCTGCGCTGGAACCATTTTTCAAAGAACTTTTGGAAAGGCCGCTTCAGTCGAAAGCTGACTTGGAAAAGTGGTTGCAAGACGTTAGCGAACTGGAAGCCGTGATCAGCGAAGACGCGGCCTGGCGTCAGATACGCATGACCTGCGATACCGAGAACAAAGAACTCGAAAATGCTTTCACGTTTTTTGTAACGGAGATTGAGCCGCGCATGAAACCTTATGCGGACAAACTCAATCGCAAGCTGGTGGAGAACGAATACACGAAAACGCTGGAAGGCGATGCGTACAAAGTGTATTTGCGCAACGTAAAAAAAAGCATCGAGCTTTTTCGCGAAGCGAACATTCCGCTGCAATCGGAGATTGCGGTGCTTGCGCAACAATACGGCGTTATCAACGGCAAGATGAGCGTGGAAGTGCAAGGCCAGGAATACACCCTGCAACAAGCCGCAAAGTTTTTGGAAAACCCGAATCGCGGGTTACGTGAAGAAGTTTACCGCAAGATTCAGGAGCGCCGCTTGCAGGACAAAGAGCAGTTGAATGATTTGTTTACAAAGCTTATTGGCCTTCGCGATAAGGTGGCAAAGAACGCAGGGTTCCAAAACTATCGCGATTACAAGTTTGCCGACCTTGGCCGCTTCGATTATACAAAAGAAGACTGCTTTCAATTTCAGGAAGCGGTAAAGACACAGGTGCGTCCGCTGGTAGATTTCATTTACGACCGCAAGCGGCAGAAGTTGGGATTGGATTCGCTTCGTCCCTGGGATACCGAAGCGGAACCAGAGGGAGTGAAGCTATTAACGCCTTTTGCCACCGGCGAAGAATTGGTAAACAAAACCATTGAATGCTTTACCCGCATGAATCCCTTTTTTGGTGAATGCCTTACCAAGATGAAAGAGATGGGACGATTGGATTTGGATTCACGCAAAGGCAAAGCACCCGGTGGTTACAATTGCCCGCTGCCCGAAACCGGTGCGCCGTTTATTTTCATGAACGCCGCGGGGCAAATGAGCGACGTGACCACGATGGTGCACGAAGGTGGCCACGCCATTCACTCCTTTCTTGCACACGAATTGCCGCTCACGGCTTTCAAAGAATACCCGATGGAGATTGCGGAAGTGGCTAGCATGACGATGGAACTTTTCAGCATGGATTATTGGGATGTTTTCTTCGACAACGAAGAAGACTTGCAAAGAGCGAAGCAACATCAACTCGAAAGAGTGATCACCATCTTTCCGTGGATTGCAACGATTGACAAGTTTCAACATTGGGTGTACGAAAATCCGAATCACACCCTGGAAGAAAGAGAAGAGAACTGGCGCAGCATTTTGAATGATTATACGTCCATTGCACTGGATGTTTCGGGGCTGGAAGAATACCGCAAGTTTAGCTGGCAACGGCAGTTGCATTTGTACGAAGTTCCGTTTTATTACATCGAATACGGCATTGCGCAATTGGGCGCTATTGGTCTTTGGAAACAGTTCAAAGAAGACAAAGACAAAGCCATCAACAATTACATCAATGCCTTGAAACTTGGCGGCACCAAAACGCTTCCGCAATTGTACGAAGCGGCCGGATTGAAGTTTAGCTTTTCACCGGATTACATCAGCGAGTTGATGTTGTTTGTGCAGGGAGAAATGGAGAAGGTGACAAGGCCGGCGGTGAAGTGAACTTCTTCAAATTAATTTTCAAAGCCTTTCCACCGCGAAAGGCTTTTTATTTTATGCTTTCTCTCGTGCTGAACTTTGTTCTCTCCTAACTTTAGTTTCTTCAAACATTCGCCATCATGAAAAAACTTTTCCTCTTTCTTTTTTTCCTTTCCTGTGCATTCGCGCAAGCACAAACCGATGCGGGCTACAAGCTGCCGCCGAAAGACATTGCCGGCTTGCTGCTGGCCAAACCCACACCGGCCGTTAGTCTCGACAGCAAAGCCGAGTGGATGCTGCTCAGCGAACGCAATCCTTATCCAACGGTTGAAGAATTGGGCCAACCCGAACTGCGCATTGCAGGCTTGCGTTTGAATCCTGCAAACTTTTCACCGAGCCGGCAAATCTTCATCAACAACTTTCGCTTGAAGAATATAAAAGCCGGAAAAGAATTTACGGTAAGCGGCCTGCCGCAAAATTTGCTGGCTTCAAACATTAGTTGGAATCCGGTGGAAAAGAAGATTGCGTTTTTAAACACAGCAGCCGACCGCGTGGATTTGTACGTGATTGACGTGGCCACGCAAAAAGCAACGAAGCTTAATAAGCAAGCGGTAAACAATACACTTGGCGCTGCTTACACGTGGATAGACGATAACACGATTTTGTATAAAGCCACAACCGCGGCACCTTCAGCAGCACCAAAGAAAAACATTACACCCAAAGGACCAGCCGTTCAGGAAAACTATGGTAAAGTCGCGCCCAGCGCTACGTTTCAAGACTTGATTAAAACGCCGTACGACGAAGAGGCGTTTCAGTTTTATGGAACCTCGCAATTGGTGAAGAATACGAATGGCGTTGAAACCCAAATCGGTTCACCGGCCATTTATCTTTCCACGGCTTTATCGCCCGACAAACATTATCTGCTGGAAAGAATCATTCACAAACCTTTTTCTTACCTCGTCACGGTTGGTGGTTTTCCGTCTACTGTTGTAATTGCAGACATGAGCGGAAAAACGTTGAAACAATTGGCTGATCTGCCGTCGAGCGAAGGCACGCCAAGCGGTTACGACAATACGCAAAATGTTCCGCGAGGCTTTGACTGGCGCGATGACGAACCCGCAACCATCGTATGGGCGCAACCACTTGACAGCGGCTTGATCAAAAAGCAGGTTGATTATCACGATGCCGTTTATGCTTTGTCATCGCCGTTTACCGGCGAACCGAAAATGTTGTTTAAAACAACGATGCGCTATCGCGGTACAGCGTGGGGCAATCCAACGCTTGCGCTTGTGAACGAAGGCCTGCGCTCTAAACAAACGATGCGGGTGAGCCGTTACAACCCTTCCACCGGAGAAGTGGAAAAGCTGTACGACCTGAATCAAACCGATGCCTACAACAATCCCGGCGAACCGGTGACAAAGAAGAACGCTTTTGGAAGAGACGTGATCATCACCGTTGACAACGGAACAAAACTGCTGATGAACAATCCCGTTGGTTCATCGGCAAAAGGCGACCTGCCTTTTCTTGCCAAATACGATCTAACAGCGAAGAAAAACGACATCATCTGGCGTTGTCCCGAAGGAAGCTATGAGTATGTTGTTGACGTGATTGACCCGCAAACGTTGACCGTCGTTACCCGTAAAGAAACGCAAACCGATGTGCCCAATTTCTACCTTAAAGATTTGCTGCGCCGCATTGCCGACCAGCCCATCACGCAGTTTCAAAATCCATATCCACAACTGGTGGGTGTAACCAAGCAAAAAGTTTTTTACAAGCGTGCCGACGGCGTTGACCTCACCGGCGATTTGTATTTGCCCAAAGGCTACAACAAAGACAAAGACGGTCCCTTGCCGGTGGTGATGTGGGCTTATCCGCGTGAGTTTAATTCGGCGGCCGATGCCGCACAGGTACGCGGTTCGCAAAACAGATTCACAACAATCAGTTGGGCTTCGCCGGTGTTTTATGTAACGCAAGGCTATGCGGTGTTGGACAATGCCGAGATGCCGATCGTGGCCAAAGATTCTACTACAAAACCGAATGACAATTTTGTAGAACAGCTTCGATTGAATGCCGAAGCTGCAATAAATAAGTTGAGCGAAATGGGCGTAGGCGATCGCAACCGCGTAGCGGTTGGCGGTCACAGTTACGGTGCGTTTATGACGGCCAATCTTTTGGCGCATACGAACCTTTTCAAAGCCGGCATTGCCCGCAGCGGTGCGTACAACCGAACCCTTACACCCTTTGGTTTTCAAAACGAGGAACGCACTTTTTGGCAGGCGCCGGATTTATACATGAAGATGAGTCCTTTTACCTATGCCGATAAAATAAAAACGCCGCTGTTGTTGATTCACGGCGAGGCCGATGACAACCCCGGCACTTTTCCCATCAACAGCGAACGTTTGTTCAACGCCATTAAAGGCAACGGCGGCACGGTGAAATTTGTGCTGTTGCCTTACGAAGCACACAGCTATCGCGGCAAAGAAAATTTGTTGCACATGCTGGCCGAGCAAAATGCCTGGTTGGAGAAATATGTGAAAGGAGTAAAGGCTTTCTGAACCATGATTTGGTGGAGTTGAAGGATCAGAAAGAAATAGAAAATTTTTATAAGGCAAGAGTCGTTCTTTGATGAACGACTCTTTTTTTTCTGCAAAATCTTATTAATCTACCCAAGCCATGATTCGGACATCACGGTTCAGAGCACTCTTTGCAAACCCCCTTAATCACCACTTGCACGCTTTCCGCTTCGTATCCTTTTGGCAAGTCAATCTTTGGCGAAATCACATCATCCAAACAAATGGTCTTTTCGCAATTCGTGCAAACAAAATGCACGTGGTCGTCGTGATGGTGACCTTCTTCGCATTCCTTGCACAAGGCATAAAGAATAGAATTATCCGCTGTGGGAATTGAGTGAATGATGCCTTTTTCTTCAAAGGTTTGCAGGGTGCGGTAGATGGTTACGCGGTCAAAATTTTCACCAACTTTTTTTTCAATATCGCCGTGCGCAAGCGCATCGTCTTCGGCCAAAAACAACGAAAGAATTTTACGCCGGCTTTCCGTAGAGCTAAGTTGACGCCGGTGCAGAATATCGTTCAGGCGGAGGTTGCGTGTTTTTGTTTCCATCAATCGGCGAGTAATTCTTTTACATCGTCTTCGAGTGTTTTTAATTCGGAAGGTTTGAGGCCGTCGTAAATTTTTACCACGTCGCCCTTACGGTTTACCAGTGCCACAAACTGCGAGTGCAAAAAATCAACGGTATCGTTCGATACAAAATTACTGGGGTCGTCAATTTTAAAACTGTAGCGGGCCGCTTTGTATAAACTGTCCTTTCTACCCGTTAGAAAAATCCACTTGTCTGTGTTCACGTTCATCGAATCGGCGTAGCGCTTCAGGCGTGCGGCCGAGTCGCGCAGCGGGTCGGATGTAAAGGAAAGAAAGAGTACGTTGGGTGTGTTCTTCAAGGCCTCGTAAGCAGGCTTTAAATTGTTGTTCATGCGCGGGCAAACCGAAGTGCAGGTAGTAAAGAAAAAATTCACCACCGCCACTTTGCCGTTGATGTTTTCGTCGGTAAAACGCTGGCCGTTCTGGTTGGTAAATGAAAACGGCTCAACGTGACTGATAGCCGGTACCCGCTTTTTAAAATAGCCCGGCATCACTGCTTTGAGCGTGAAATAAAAACCCAGAGCCAACACCAAAAAGAACAAGGTATATACAAGAAACTTCTTCGACATACTTACAAGTGATGATACAAAGCTACCAATGGATTGGCAAACACCGGTTTTAGAACGGGTAGCACGAATTGATGCGCAAGCGAATTAACTTGCTTTAAAGATTTACCATGAGAAAAGTTCTGCCATTCCTGTTCGTTTTTGTTTCTGTAACGAGCGTTGCGCAAAAGAATGATGAAAGCAAAATCCAGCAACTTCTTTCCGTGCAAACCGAAGCCTGGAACCGCGGCGATGTAGAAGGCTTTATGCAAACCTATTGGAAGAACGATTCGCTGATGTTCATTGGCAAAAGCGGCGTTACACGGGGCTGGCAACAAACACTGGAAAATTACAAGAAAAGTTATCCCGATACGGCAGCGATGGGCAAGTTGGCGTTTGGCATCATTGGCGTTAAACAACTTTCACCCGTTTATTTTTTTGTTGTGGGCAAGTGGATGTTGAAACGAACGAAAGGTGATTTGAGCGGACACTTTACTTTGTTGCTTCAAAAAATGG
Coding sequences within:
- a CDS encoding alpha/beta hydrolase family protein encodes the protein MKKLFLFLFFLSCAFAQAQTDAGYKLPPKDIAGLLLAKPTPAVSLDSKAEWMLLSERNPYPTVEELGQPELRIAGLRLNPANFSPSRQIFINNFRLKNIKAGKEFTVSGLPQNLLASNISWNPVEKKIAFLNTAADRVDLYVIDVATQKATKLNKQAVNNTLGAAYTWIDDNTILYKATTAAPSAAPKKNITPKGPAVQENYGKVAPSATFQDLIKTPYDEEAFQFYGTSQLVKNTNGVETQIGSPAIYLSTALSPDKHYLLERIIHKPFSYLVTVGGFPSTVVIADMSGKTLKQLADLPSSEGTPSGYDNTQNVPRGFDWRDDEPATIVWAQPLDSGLIKKQVDYHDAVYALSSPFTGEPKMLFKTTMRYRGTAWGNPTLALVNEGLRSKQTMRVSRYNPSTGEVEKLYDLNQTDAYNNPGEPVTKKNAFGRDVIITVDNGTKLLMNNPVGSSAKGDLPFLAKYDLTAKKNDIIWRCPEGSYEYVVDVIDPQTLTVVTRKETQTDVPNFYLKDLLRRIADQPITQFQNPYPQLVGVTKQKVFYKRADGVDLTGDLYLPKGYNKDKDGPLPVVMWAYPREFNSAADAAQVRGSQNRFTTISWASPVFYVTQGYAVLDNAEMPIVAKDSTTKPNDNFVEQLRLNAEAAINKLSEMGVGDRNRVAVGGHSYGAFMTANLLAHTNLFKAGIARSGAYNRTLTPFGFQNEERTFWQAPDLYMKMSPFTYADKIKTPLLLIHGEADDNPGTFPINSERLFNAIKGNGGTVKFVLLPYEAHSYRGKENLLHMLAEQNAWLEKYVKGVKAF
- a CDS encoding Fur family transcriptional regulator, with amino-acid sequence METKTRNLRLNDILHRRQLSSTESRRKILSLFLAEDDALAHGDIEKKVGENFDRVTIYRTLQTFEEKGIIHSIPTADNSILYALCKECEEGHHHDDHVHFVCTNCEKTICLDDVISPKIDLPKGYEAESVQVVIKGVCKECSEP
- a CDS encoding SCO family protein, which codes for MSKKFLVYTLFFLVLALGFYFTLKAVMPGYFKKRVPAISHVEPFSFTNQNGQRFTDENINGKVAVVNFFFTTCTSVCPRMNNNLKPAYEALKNTPNVLFLSFTSDPLRDSAARLKRYADSMNVNTDKWIFLTGRKDSLYKAARYSFKIDDPSNFVSNDTVDFLHSQFVALVNRKGDVVKIYDGLKPSELKTLEDDVKELLAD
- a CDS encoding YybH family protein; its protein translation is MRKVLPFLFVFVSVTSVAQKNDESKIQQLLSVQTEAWNRGDVEGFMQTYWKNDSLMFIGKSGVTRGWQQTLENYKKSYPDTAAMGKLAFGIIGVKQLSPVYFFVVGKWMLKRTKGDLSGHFTLLLQKMAGQWVIVADHSS